Proteins found in one Corynebacterium zhongnanshanii genomic segment:
- the ypfJ gene encoding KPN_02809 family neutral zinc metallopeptidase — MTFNNNLGNDYGSRGSTGGSGGSGGFGNGFGGGPRRGGGMFMSLLGGMIGRKFGIPGLIIFAIAVFLFSGGARMLPGVGDSGQQTQGRSGAGLEHCKTFEDANDNDDCRILATQESLDRIWGEILPQEAGIKYTRNELTIAEGPMSTGCGRANASETGPFYCPGDNTVYMPVEFFQQLKRMGGSDGPFSQMYVTAHEVGHHIQHLEGTLGLSDYDNPGQDSNAVKIELQADCYAGLWASQADKGPNAVLDPLTQDQVEQAVTTARSIGDDAIQKNSGQNVDPDAWTHGSAEDRVNWFMRGYQGGTMKSCAQDFNR, encoded by the coding sequence GTGACTTTCAATAACAATCTGGGAAACGACTACGGCAGTCGAGGATCCACGGGCGGCTCCGGTGGCTCCGGCGGATTCGGTAACGGTTTTGGCGGAGGACCTCGCCGCGGCGGTGGTATGTTCATGAGCCTGCTCGGCGGAATGATCGGGCGGAAGTTCGGCATCCCAGGGCTCATCATCTTCGCGATCGCCGTGTTCCTCTTTTCTGGCGGTGCGCGGATGCTTCCCGGTGTGGGGGATTCTGGCCAGCAGACGCAGGGACGTTCTGGTGCGGGACTGGAGCACTGCAAAACCTTCGAGGACGCCAACGACAATGACGATTGCCGCATCCTCGCGACCCAGGAGTCCCTGGACCGGATCTGGGGCGAGATCCTCCCCCAGGAAGCCGGCATTAAGTACACGCGCAATGAACTCACGATCGCGGAAGGGCCTATGTCCACGGGCTGCGGGCGCGCCAACGCCTCGGAGACCGGGCCCTTCTACTGCCCCGGCGATAACACTGTCTACATGCCCGTAGAGTTCTTCCAGCAGCTCAAGCGCATGGGCGGATCCGATGGTCCGTTCTCCCAGATGTACGTCACCGCGCACGAGGTGGGCCACCACATCCAACACTTGGAAGGCACCCTGGGGCTGTCCGATTACGACAACCCCGGTCAAGATTCCAATGCGGTGAAGATCGAGCTGCAGGCCGATTGCTATGCCGGGCTGTGGGCCTCCCAGGCGGATAAGGGCCCGAATGCGGTGTTGGATCCGCTCACACAGGATCAAGTGGAGCAGGCCGTGACGACCGCCCGCTCGATCGGCGATGACGCGATCCAGAAGAACTCAGGGCAAAACGTGGATCCCGACGCCTGGACTCACGGCTCCGCCGAAGACCGCGTGAACTGGTTCATGCGCGGCTACCAGGGTGGCACCATGAAGTCCTGCGCGCAGGACTTCAACCGCTGA
- the hisS gene encoding histidine--tRNA ligase, translating to MTTKDSSGKASSFTALKAPKGVPDYYPPVSAEFHAIKQAFTTAAHNAGYEHIELPIFEETALFARGVGESTDVVSKEMYTFADRGDRSVTLRPEGTAGVMRAVIEHNLDRGQLPVKLTYNGPFFRYERPQAGRYRQLQQVGVEAIGVDDPALDAEVIALAHRCFTSVGLTGFRLELTSLGDSSDRPAYRQKLQDFLATLPLDEATRHRAQINPLRVLDDKRPEMQEMLAEAPLMLDHLSDSSREHFETVTGHLDDMGIEYTINPRMVRGLDYYTKTCFEFVHDGLGAQSGIGGGGRYDGLMAQLGGQDLSGIGFGLGVDRTLLALKAEEVQASTGRRVDVFGVAMGAEAKRTMVSLVDTLRAAGVATDMSYGDRGLKGAMKGADRAGALYALVLGDQELAEGTVVLKDLRAHDQRSLPVESVVDEVLQGVAQEQ from the coding sequence CGGAGTTCCACGCCATCAAGCAGGCGTTCACTACCGCAGCCCACAATGCCGGCTATGAACACATCGAATTGCCCATCTTTGAAGAAACTGCCCTGTTCGCACGCGGCGTGGGAGAGTCCACTGACGTGGTGTCCAAGGAAATGTACACATTCGCTGACCGCGGCGACCGCTCCGTCACGCTGCGCCCCGAAGGCACCGCGGGCGTGATGCGGGCCGTCATCGAGCACAACCTTGACCGAGGTCAGCTGCCGGTCAAGCTCACCTACAACGGCCCCTTCTTCCGCTACGAGCGGCCCCAAGCGGGACGCTACCGCCAACTGCAGCAGGTGGGTGTAGAGGCCATTGGCGTGGATGACCCGGCGCTGGATGCCGAGGTCATTGCCCTGGCACACCGCTGCTTTACGTCCGTGGGGCTGACGGGCTTCCGGTTGGAGCTCACCAGCCTGGGGGATTCCTCCGACCGTCCCGCATATCGGCAGAAGCTCCAGGATTTTCTGGCGACGCTGCCGCTGGACGAGGCCACCCGCCACCGCGCGCAGATCAACCCCTTGCGCGTGCTAGACGACAAGCGCCCGGAGATGCAGGAGATGCTGGCCGAGGCACCCCTGATGCTGGATCACTTGAGTGACTCCTCCCGCGAGCATTTCGAGACCGTCACCGGGCACCTGGATGACATGGGTATTGAGTACACCATCAACCCTCGCATGGTGCGCGGCCTGGATTACTACACCAAGACCTGCTTCGAGTTCGTCCACGACGGACTGGGAGCACAATCGGGTATTGGTGGCGGAGGCCGCTATGACGGACTCATGGCACAGCTGGGCGGCCAGGATCTCTCCGGCATCGGCTTTGGCCTGGGCGTGGACCGCACGCTGTTGGCGCTGAAAGCCGAGGAGGTTCAGGCGTCCACGGGCCGGCGGGTTGATGTGTTTGGCGTGGCCATGGGTGCGGAGGCTAAGCGCACGATGGTGAGCCTGGTGGATACGCTGCGTGCAGCAGGTGTTGCCACGGACATGTCCTATGGTGATCGTGGTCTGAAGGGCGCCATGAAGGGCGCCGATCGTGCTGGAGCGCTCTATGCTCTGGTGCTCGGGGATCAGGAGCTGGCCGAGGGCACCGTGGTGCTCAAGGACCTGCGCGCTCACGACCAGCGTTCGCTGCCGGTGGAATCCGTGGTCGACGAGGTGCTCCAGGGCGTGGCGCAGGAGCAGTAG